Proteins from a single region of Deltaproteobacteria bacterium:
- a CDS encoding sulfite exporter TauE/SafE family protein — protein sequence MNFFRAWGKFMMMGAMAHARWEIDTSRTILGDRRRLILLGLLTIPIIWGGIAFAEEIGAALPELLGGKKAYSPAFYSTGIFIVSILIGLGAGLITGCIGAGGGFIIAPALMSAGIKGILAVGTDLFHIFAKAIMGSVIHRKLGNVSVPLAVVFLIGAIIGATAGGLINRVLYEINPVLSDAFITTIYSLMLGFLGIYSMTDFLRARSADKRVNAPHGGGDAHGGRAEGAEMGNLPRKLQAMKIPPMVKFDHDLAPGGRSISWVFLVLSGALVGLAAGIMGVGGGFLTFPIFVYMLGVSSMTTVGTDIFQIVFTAGYAAISQYAVYGFIFYTLAMGMLLGSLIGIQVGAMVTKVVPGITIRGFYAMAVMAGFVNRIFALPAKLGEMDVIPISRQTGAVLETIGVWAFFIVIGGFSAWVIGTFLVNIRVLKGEGVRS from the coding sequence ATGAATTTCTTCAGAGCGTGGGGAAAATTTATGATGATGGGCGCGATGGCCCATGCAAGATGGGAGATCGATACATCCAGGACCATACTTGGAGACAGACGTCGATTGATCCTGTTGGGCCTTCTCACAATCCCGATCATATGGGGGGGGATTGCGTTTGCCGAAGAAATCGGCGCGGCCCTCCCCGAATTGTTGGGCGGGAAGAAGGCCTACAGCCCTGCCTTTTACAGTACGGGAATCTTCATCGTGTCTATTCTCATCGGGCTCGGGGCCGGCCTGATTACCGGCTGCATCGGCGCCGGAGGCGGCTTTATCATCGCTCCCGCCCTCATGAGCGCCGGAATCAAAGGCATCCTGGCAGTGGGAACGGATCTTTTCCATATCTTTGCCAAGGCGATTATGGGGAGCGTTATTCACAGGAAACTGGGGAATGTCTCGGTCCCCCTGGCCGTCGTCTTCCTGATCGGCGCCATCATCGGCGCGACCGCGGGAGGCCTGATCAACCGGGTGCTTTACGAGATCAACCCGGTGCTCAGCGACGCGTTTATTACAACCATTTACTCCCTCATGTTGGGTTTCCTGGGCATCTACTCCATGACCGATTTCCTCCGCGCAAGAAGCGCCGATAAGCGGGTTAACGCCCCCCATGGCGGCGGAGACGCCCACGGCGGTAGGGCTGAGGGCGCGGAAATGGGCAATCTCCCCAGAAAGCTCCAGGCCATGAAGATCCCGCCCATGGTGAAGTTCGATCATGATCTGGCCCCGGGAGGAAGGAGCATTTCATGGGTGTTCCTGGTCCTCAGCGGGGCACTGGTGGGACTGGCCGCGGGCATCATGGGGGTGGGCGGCGGGTTCCTGACCTTCCCGATCTTCGTTTACATGCTGGGCGTCTCCTCCATGACCACGGTGGGAACCGATATCTTCCAGATCGTCTTCACCGCCGGGTATGCCGCCATCAGCCAGTACGCCGTCTACGGGTTCATTTTCTATACCCTGGCCATGGGCATGCTGTTAGGATCTCTGATCGGGATCCAGGTGGGGGCCATGGTGACCAAGGTGGTCCCCGGCATCACCATTCGGGGGTTTTATGCCATGGCGGTGATGGCAGGATTTGTGAACCGGATCTTCGCGCTGCCGGCCAAACTGGGGGAAATGGACGTCATTCCCATCTCACGGCAGACCGGGGCCGTCCTGGAGACCATCGGTGTATGGGCCTTTTTTATTGTCATCGGTGGGTTTTCAGCCTGGGTGATCGGCACGTTTTTAGTCAATATCCGTGTACTCAAAGGAGAGGGGGTGCGATCATGA
- a CDS encoding sigma-54 dependent transcriptional regulator — MSTILIIDDDDQLRISFERLLIEEGYAVRTAPSGEMGLKIFGEHSLDLVILDMRLPGMNGLEVFQTIHAREPKLPVIIMTAYGTTDTAIEATKLGAFDYILKPFDIPEMLKVIRQALDAGRFMRSPVAMNAVPEATPREAIIGRSRPMQEVYKAIGRVSPTDATVLIRGESGTGKELAARAVYQHSLRAERPFLVINCVAIPENLLESELFGYEKGAFTGAVHRRVGKIEQAGNGTVFLDEIGDMPPGIQAKILRLLQERSIERLGGRETIPVDVRIIAATNRDLEAALEQGRFRGDLYYRLKVVTIHLPALRDRAEDIPSLVDYFLARFSHEIGMDNPGISKEALAILKGHPWPGNIRELSNTIHKALIFNRGAPVSPEDISQVFESRDTGQAVMPEEDIERIRQWVGRMLASQKSDALFDSIMDTFTTIVLEEALNLTGGNRSRAARLLGLSRPTLHSKIEKYGIKLETSVRGS; from the coding sequence GTGAGCACCATATTGATCATTGACGATGATGACCAGCTCCGCATCAGTTTTGAAAGGCTCCTGATCGAGGAAGGCTATGCGGTCCGCACCGCCCCGTCAGGGGAGATGGGGCTTAAGATCTTTGGAGAGCATTCCCTGGACCTCGTTATCCTCGACATGCGGCTGCCGGGGATGAACGGGCTGGAGGTGTTTCAGACCATCCATGCGCGGGAGCCCAAGCTGCCGGTGATCATCATGACCGCCTATGGGACCACGGATACGGCCATAGAAGCTACCAAGTTAGGGGCCTTCGATTATATTCTAAAGCCCTTTGATATCCCTGAAATGTTGAAGGTGATACGGCAGGCCCTGGACGCGGGCCGATTCATGCGCTCGCCCGTGGCCATGAACGCGGTTCCGGAGGCGACCCCCAGAGAGGCCATTATCGGGAGAAGCAGGCCGATGCAGGAGGTCTACAAGGCCATCGGCAGGGTCTCTCCCACCGATGCCACCGTTCTGATTCGCGGCGAATCCGGGACCGGAAAGGAACTGGCGGCCAGGGCCGTGTATCAGCACAGCCTTCGGGCTGAAAGGCCCTTTTTGGTCATCAACTGCGTGGCCATCCCTGAAAACCTTCTGGAGAGCGAGCTGTTCGGCTATGAAAAAGGGGCCTTCACAGGCGCCGTTCACCGCAGGGTGGGAAAGATCGAACAGGCCGGCAACGGCACGGTCTTTCTCGATGAAATCGGCGATATGCCGCCCGGCATTCAGGCCAAGATACTCCGGCTGCTCCAGGAAAGAAGCATAGAACGCCTGGGAGGGCGGGAAACCATTCCGGTGGACGTCCGCATCATCGCCGCCACCAACCGTGACCTGGAGGCCGCCCTGGAACAGGGTCGGTTTCGCGGGGACCTCTACTATCGCCTAAAAGTGGTAACCATCCATTTGCCGGCCCTGCGAGACAGGGCCGAGGATATCCCTTCCCTTGTCGATTACTTTCTTGCGCGGTTTTCCCATGAGATCGGGATGGACAACCCCGGAATCTCAAAAGAGGCCCTTGCCATCCTCAAGGGCCACCCCTGGCCGGGAAACATCCGAGAGCTGAGCAACACCATCCACAAGGCCTTGATCTTCAACCGTGGGGCCCCTGTCTCGCCGGAGGATATCTCACAGGTCTTTGAGTCGAGGGACACAGGCCAGGCAGTAATGCCGGAAGAAGATATTGAGCGCATCCGGCAGTGGGTTGGCCGTATGCTTGCCTCACAGAAGAGCGATGCCCTCTTTGATTCAATCATGGATACCTTTACGACAATCGTACTTGAAGAGGCCCTCAATCTTACCGGGGGAAACCGGAGCCGCGCCGCCAGGCTCCTGGGACTGTCCAGGCCCACGCTCCACTCCAAGATCGAAAAGTACGGGATCAAATTGGAAACCTCTGTCAGGGGTTCCTGA
- a CDS encoding anion permease has protein sequence MAYHSAATTAVQTGSIWKSRPGYKPLIIVPAAILFFVLVIMPAPKSMIDLVSMEKPSGYSLPSDCRNITDSVNKKLSPAAFNAAQKGEPLADSHEKGLLTETDAAQLAKVMLLIFCLAVLFWGTEALPLGATDLLVAVMLYVFSILPMQEIGKAYMSDAVFFIFGILVVAVGVAKTGLDKRIGLILLSRIHSAKGFALIFMPLLAISASFLSEHALVALLIPVLLGVYKVTCKMHGVEKDRALAIFLLLGVCFAANHGGPGSPAAGGRNAIMVGYFMQQGVPLSFLQWMKYGMPFVPLMGVVIGAYMYIRLKPKFIVKDMNPGEVVKSEVARMPKFGGQEALMAGILILLVAAWVILGEHSGLGGPTLYAVLAMFLGRIITWDDVQEGVAFDVVGLYAAATAMGVALKFTGGALWLATSFVSILPDFMAKGDMLVIGVSILTGTMTNFMSDGATVAALGPIVLPMAALSGAHVWKLGLACAFSSSFANFLVVGTPNNAIAFGMGRDPVTGERLLDIMDFVKYGLPVTILAWLVLWFWTILGYWQFMSWPVMK, from the coding sequence ATGGCATATCATTCAGCAGCAACAACCGCCGTTCAAACCGGCAGCATATGGAAGAGCAGACCGGGCTACAAGCCCTTGATTATCGTTCCCGCTGCCATACTGTTTTTTGTTCTCGTCATCATGCCTGCTCCTAAGAGCATGATCGATCTTGTGAGCATGGAAAAGCCGTCAGGCTATTCTTTGCCGTCCGACTGCAGGAACATCACGGACAGTGTGAACAAGAAACTGAGTCCTGCGGCTTTCAATGCGGCCCAGAAGGGAGAACCCCTTGCTGACTCACACGAAAAAGGGCTGTTGACTGAGACAGACGCGGCGCAACTGGCCAAGGTGATGTTGCTTATCTTTTGTCTGGCCGTGCTTTTTTGGGGCACGGAGGCCCTTCCCCTGGGGGCAACGGATCTTCTGGTCGCCGTCATGCTCTACGTTTTCAGCATATTGCCCATGCAGGAAATAGGGAAGGCCTATATGAGCGATGCCGTCTTTTTCATATTCGGCATACTGGTTGTGGCGGTGGGAGTGGCCAAGACGGGGTTGGACAAACGTATTGGGCTCATACTCTTAAGCCGCATCCACAGCGCAAAGGGCTTTGCCCTTATCTTTATGCCGCTTCTTGCCATTTCTGCAAGCTTTCTTTCCGAGCATGCCCTGGTTGCCCTCCTGATCCCGGTACTTTTGGGTGTCTATAAAGTCACATGCAAAATGCATGGTGTTGAAAAAGACAGGGCTTTGGCCATATTCCTTCTCCTCGGGGTATGCTTTGCGGCCAACCACGGCGGCCCGGGTTCCCCTGCTGCAGGGGGAAGGAATGCCATTATGGTAGGCTATTTCATGCAACAGGGGGTTCCCCTGTCGTTTCTGCAATGGATGAAGTACGGTATGCCCTTTGTTCCCCTCATGGGGGTTGTTATAGGGGCCTACATGTATATCCGCCTCAAGCCCAAGTTCATCGTAAAGGACATGAACCCGGGAGAGGTGGTCAAATCCGAGGTGGCCAGGATGCCCAAGTTTGGCGGCCAGGAAGCCTTGATGGCAGGCATTCTCATACTCCTGGTGGCGGCGTGGGTCATCCTGGGCGAGCACTCGGGACTTGGGGGTCCAACCCTGTACGCCGTATTGGCAATGTTTTTGGGTCGAATAATCACATGGGATGATGTTCAGGAGGGAGTCGCCTTTGACGTTGTAGGCCTGTACGCAGCGGCAACGGCCATGGGCGTTGCCCTTAAGTTCACTGGAGGCGCCCTGTGGCTGGCCACAAGCTTTGTGAGCATTTTGCCGGATTTTATGGCGAAAGGAGATATGCTGGTTATCGGCGTGAGTATATTGACGGGTACCATGACCAATTTCATGAGCGACGGCGCCACGGTAGCGGCCCTTGGCCCCATCGTCCTTCCCATGGCGGCCTTAAGCGGGGCCCATGTGTGGAAGCTGGGTCTTGCCTGCGCCTTTTCTTCTTCCTTTGCCAACTTCCTGGTTGTTGGAACTCCCAACAATGCCATTGCCTTCGGTATGGGAAGGGATCCGGTGACAGGGGAGAGACTTTTGGATATAATGGATTTCGTAAAGTACGGTCTGCCAGTTACCATCCTGGCATGGCTTGTGCTCTGGTTCTGGACCATTCTGGGTTATTGGCAGTTCATGTCTTGGCCGGTGATGAAATAG
- a CDS encoding response regulator, with translation MDGVRVLLVDDEAEFVNTLAKRINKRNVNASSVESGEAALEFLEKHPIDVVVLDVKMPGMDGIGTLRKIKERHPLIEVIMLTGHANVEVAIQGMELGAFDYLMKPMAIDDLLYKIEDASKRKFLHEKKIGERAGVSIED, from the coding sequence TTGGACGGCGTTAGGGTATTGTTGGTGGATGATGAGGCGGAGTTTGTGAACACCCTGGCCAAACGGATAAACAAACGAAACGTCAACGCCTCATCTGTGGAGAGCGGCGAGGCGGCCCTTGAGTTCTTGGAGAAGCATCCCATAGACGTGGTGGTGCTGGATGTGAAGATGCCGGGAATGGACGGCATCGGGACGCTGAGGAAAATCAAGGAACGACATCCGCTGATAGAGGTCATTATGCTCACCGGCCATGCCAATGTGGAGGTGGCGATCCAGGGGATGGAGCTGGGGGCCTTTGACTATCTTATGAAGCCGATGGCCATCGACGACCTCTTGTACAAGATCGAGGACGCCTCGAAAAGGAAATTCCTTCATGAAAAAAAGATCGGGGAACGGGCCGGTGTTTCCATTGAAGATTGA
- a CDS encoding response regulator, whose amino-acid sequence MAMAKVMLVDDEVPFVETMTKRLTKRDLEVTTAFSGKQALDALAKDQGVEVVILDVKMPGMDGIDVLREIKRLHPLIEVVMLTGHATVESAIEGMKLGAFDYLMKPCDVDVLLGKVQEAAGKKRQHENKIVEARLKEITTRRG is encoded by the coding sequence ATGGCAATGGCAAAAGTCATGCTCGTGGACGACGAGGTCCCCTTTGTGGAGACCATGACAAAGCGTCTCACAAAGAGGGATCTGGAGGTTACCACCGCATTCAGCGGAAAACAGGCGCTGGATGCCCTGGCAAAAGACCAGGGCGTTGAAGTGGTGATTCTCGACGTCAAGATGCCGGGAATGGACGGTATAGACGTCTTGAGGGAGATAAAACGCCTGCATCCCCTGATCGAGGTGGTCATGCTCACCGGACATGCCACGGTGGAATCTGCCATAGAAGGGATGAAACTGGGTGCATTTGACTATCTTATGAAGCCGTGCGATGTGGATGTGCTTCTGGGGAAGGTCCAGGAAGCGGCAGGCAAAAAGAGGCAGCACGAAAACAAAATTGTGGAGGCGCGCCTCAAGGAGATCACCACACGGCGGGGGTAG
- a CDS encoding pyruvate, water dikinase produces MDVDAIRNDFKTRYHHFKLLLNANNKALEIMAEMEEGLRGTKPFGMNFVRSRCTAVSTSVWQIAKNLNELAPGKYEGLYDRFKAIQLKINPFLAHSDAAREGPPVISLDDIDTETADQVGGKMANLGEIRNRLSMRVQNGFAVTAGGYYRFMEYNDLQSEIDRRIQATDVDRLDQLHALSTAIRQLIIGSPLPEDLSEAVMEAYHRLEEMDGKDIRVAMRSSALGEDFAGTSFAGQYLSELNVNREFIPDVYKEIVASKYGLAAMAYRLNRGIRDEDVAMCVGCMSMVDPVSGGVLYSRNPLDIRDDAIVINSVWGLPKSVVDGSSATDLFMVSRKAPMTILRKEIAVKEQKFVCYPDAGVCRLDATGDEKELPSLTDDQALELARLAVELERHYGVPQDIEWAIQNDGAIVLLQCRALQQVEAFRGRDLETYLEEAHEPVILKGGVPASPGTAAGPVFIVKKDVDMLRFPKGAILVTAQALPRWASLMNRAAAVITEKGGVTGHLANVAREFGVPGLFGVEEAVSLLKNGQMATVDAGGRRVYEGKVDSLLEETREPRNLMEGSPVHEALKGVSQHIIPLNLLDPDAPAFTPKNCQTFHDITRFCHEKAVHEMFRFGKDHRFPERSSKQLFVDVPMQWWVLNLDDGFTEEVEEKYIRLENIASIPMRALWEGIAAVPWEGPPAMDGKGFASVMFQATTNRAFIPTVRSKFANRNYFMISKNYCSLYSRLGFHFSSVETLVSERSGENYISFQFKGGAADYERRYKRTLFVGDILEELGFRISIKEDTLMARLEDRDMDFMKGRLKALGYLTIHTRQLDMIMLRTASVDHYRAKLTADIAALLGLQKQ; encoded by the coding sequence ATGGATGTCGATGCCATTCGCAATGACTTCAAGACCCGGTATCATCATTTCAAGCTCCTCCTGAATGCCAATAACAAGGCCCTCGAAATCATGGCTGAAATGGAGGAAGGCCTCAGGGGAACAAAACCCTTCGGTATGAACTTTGTTCGGTCCCGGTGCACGGCCGTGTCCACCTCTGTCTGGCAGATTGCAAAGAACCTGAACGAACTCGCCCCCGGAAAATATGAAGGCCTTTACGATCGTTTCAAAGCGATCCAGTTAAAGATCAATCCTTTTCTTGCCCACTCCGATGCAGCCAGGGAAGGACCTCCGGTCATCTCTTTGGATGATATAGACACGGAAACAGCGGACCAGGTGGGGGGCAAGATGGCCAATCTGGGCGAGATCCGAAATCGACTTTCCATGCGGGTCCAGAATGGTTTTGCAGTCACTGCCGGGGGCTATTACCGGTTCATGGAATATAACGACCTTCAATCCGAGATCGATCGACGCATTCAGGCGACTGACGTGGACCGCCTGGACCAACTTCATGCCCTCAGCACCGCCATTCGGCAGTTGATTATCGGATCCCCCCTGCCGGAAGATCTCAGCGAAGCCGTTATGGAGGCGTATCACCGCCTGGAGGAGATGGACGGGAAAGACATCCGGGTTGCCATGCGAAGCAGCGCCCTGGGAGAGGATTTTGCCGGGACGTCCTTTGCCGGCCAGTACCTCTCGGAATTGAATGTAAACCGTGAGTTCATACCGGATGTCTATAAGGAGATTGTGGCCAGCAAGTACGGCCTGGCGGCCATGGCCTATCGTCTGAACCGGGGAATCCGTGACGAGGATGTGGCCATGTGCGTGGGGTGCATGAGCATGGTGGACCCTGTCTCGGGGGGCGTCCTCTATTCCAGGAACCCGCTCGATATCCGTGACGACGCCATTGTCATCAACTCGGTCTGGGGGTTGCCCAAGTCAGTGGTTGACGGCAGTTCCGCCACGGATCTTTTCATGGTCTCCCGCAAGGCGCCCATGACAATCCTGAGAAAAGAGATTGCCGTCAAGGAGCAGAAGTTCGTGTGCTATCCGGATGCAGGGGTGTGCCGATTGGATGCCACGGGGGATGAAAAGGAACTCCCCTCTCTTACGGACGATCAGGCCCTGGAACTGGCCCGCCTGGCAGTAGAGCTGGAAAGGCACTATGGCGTGCCGCAGGACATTGAATGGGCGATCCAAAACGATGGCGCCATCGTTTTGCTGCAATGCCGTGCGCTGCAGCAGGTCGAAGCATTCAGAGGCCGAGATCTCGAAACATATCTCGAAGAGGCGCACGAACCGGTGATTCTCAAGGGGGGCGTCCCGGCGAGCCCCGGAACAGCGGCAGGTCCGGTGTTTATTGTGAAAAAGGATGTGGATATGCTCCGGTTCCCTAAGGGGGCCATCCTGGTGACGGCCCAGGCCCTCCCTCGATGGGCCTCTCTGATGAACCGGGCCGCCGCCGTGATTACCGAGAAGGGGGGCGTGACCGGTCATCTGGCCAATGTGGCCAGGGAGTTCGGCGTCCCCGGCTTGTTCGGGGTGGAAGAGGCCGTCAGCCTGTTGAAAAACGGGCAGATGGCGACCGTGGATGCCGGCGGCCGGCGGGTGTACGAGGGAAAGGTCGACTCCCTGCTTGAAGAAACGCGGGAGCCCAGGAATCTCATGGAGGGGAGCCCGGTCCATGAGGCCCTGAAAGGGGTGTCGCAACATATTATCCCGTTGAACCTGTTAGATCCAGACGCCCCTGCCTTTACACCCAAAAACTGTCAAACGTTTCATGATATCACCCGCTTCTGCCACGAAAAGGCGGTGCATGAGATGTTCCGTTTCGGCAAGGATCACCGGTTTCCCGAGCGTTCCAGCAAACAGCTTTTCGTGGATGTACCGATGCAGTGGTGGGTCTTGAACCTGGATGACGGGTTCACGGAAGAGGTCGAGGAGAAGTACATCCGATTGGAAAACATCGCCTCAATCCCGATGCGGGCCTTGTGGGAAGGAATCGCTGCGGTGCCCTGGGAAGGCCCCCCTGCAATGGACGGAAAAGGATTCGCATCTGTCATGTTCCAGGCCACCACCAACCGGGCCTTTATCCCCACGGTCCGTTCCAAGTTCGCCAATCGAAACTATTTTATGATTTCAAAGAACTACTGCAGTCTCTATTCGCGACTCGGTTTCCATTTTTCCAGTGTGGAAACCCTGGTAAGCGAACGATCCGGTGAAAACTATATCAGCTTCCAGTTCAAGGGAGGGGCCGCGGATTACGAGAGACGGTATAAAAGAACGCTGTTTGTGGGAGATATCTTGGAAGAACTCGGATTCAGGATCTCCATAAAGGAAGACACCCTCATGGCCAGGCTGGAGGATCGGGACATGGACTTCATGAAGGGGAGATTAAAGGCGCTTGGCTATCTGACCATTCACACCCGCCAGTTGGATATGATCATGCTCCGAACGGCATCCGTCGACCATTACAGGGCAAAACTCACCGCAGATATCGCCGCGCTTCTCGGCCTCCAAAAACAGTAA
- a CDS encoding response regulator → MSERIKLLLVDDEEAYVNVLANRLIRRGMDVTKAYSGSEGIQALRGRDFDLAVLDLKMEDMDGIEVLKIFKKMAPDLKVIMLTGHGSAQAAREGIALGASGYLTKPCELEELVEKIRETTRLGEGESIGRR, encoded by the coding sequence ATGTCCGAGCGTATCAAACTTCTTCTTGTGGACGATGAAGAGGCCTATGTCAATGTCCTGGCAAACAGGCTTATTCGCAGGGGTATGGATGTGACCAAGGCCTACAGCGGCTCCGAAGGCATCCAGGCCCTCAGGGGCCGGGATTTTGATCTGGCCGTACTCGATCTCAAGATGGAGGACATGGACGGCATCGAGGTGCTCAAGATATTCAAGAAGATGGCGCCGGACCTCAAGGTCATTATGCTGACAGGGCACGGATCGGCCCAGGCAGCCAGGGAGGGGATAGCCCTGGGGGCCTCCGGGTATCTGACCAAACCCTGTGAGTTGGAAGAACTGGTAGAGAAAATTCGAGAGACTACTCGATTAGGGGAGGGTGAATCCATTGGACGGCGTTAG
- a CDS encoding two-component sensor histidine kinase, with translation MPLRNQPSQRDQNSETKGYYRSLTRNMVLTIILVSFIPYFIVTAILLQQFHASHREKVIAHLESLVKKHKQNIDAFLKEKLGNLSLLAKTYSYEELASDEFLRDRLEMLQQTYGPFFVDLGVINARGIQMGYAGPFQLVKASYGDAEWFRNAMSREYYISDVFSGLRGLPHFIIAVRDNWEGDPWILRGTIDFVAFNRLVENIRIGQTGFAFILNRKGELQTKPSYPVHPDHEPYAAILKEENVPEGLIRDFEWTDESGVKQIYVTAFLKGGDWLLVFQQKVSDAFSDFERALRVTMGVLALGLLVILTTAFLLSRRMVGRIARADREKHMMNEQVVETGKLASVGELAAGIAHEINNPVAIMVEEAGWIGDLLEEEDFKDGENLKEFRRALAQISTQGKRCKEITHKLLSFARRTDERVQELDIEEIIQDIVALSAQRAKYSNVTVNLNLAEDLPRVRLSQAELQQVLLNLINNALDAMEKEGGTLEVNSREEEGNLVIEIADNGPGIPAANLGRIFDPFFTTKPVGKGTGLGLSICYGIVKKLGGEIEVASTIGVGTTFRIKMPLEKIKAQGSANGKGE, from the coding sequence ATGCCCTTGAGAAATCAGCCGAGTCAGCGCGATCAGAATAGCGAAACCAAGGGGTATTATCGTTCCCTCACCCGAAACATGGTACTGACGATCATTCTCGTATCATTCATTCCCTACTTCATCGTCACCGCCATCCTACTGCAACAGTTTCATGCGTCCCACCGGGAAAAGGTCATCGCCCATCTCGAAAGTTTGGTCAAAAAGCATAAGCAGAATATCGACGCGTTCCTGAAAGAGAAGCTGGGGAACCTCAGCTTGCTTGCCAAGACCTATAGTTACGAAGAGCTTGCCAGCGATGAGTTTCTGAGGGACAGACTGGAGATGCTGCAACAGACCTACGGCCCCTTTTTCGTGGACCTCGGGGTGATCAATGCGAGGGGCATTCAGATGGGCTATGCAGGCCCGTTTCAACTGGTAAAGGCATCCTATGGGGACGCGGAGTGGTTCAGAAATGCCATGAGCAGGGAGTACTATATCAGCGATGTCTTTTCCGGCCTCCGGGGTCTTCCCCATTTTATCATAGCGGTGAGGGATAACTGGGAGGGAGACCCCTGGATATTGAGGGGGACCATTGACTTCGTGGCCTTCAACAGATTGGTCGAAAACATCCGCATCGGCCAGACCGGCTTTGCCTTCATTCTCAATAGAAAAGGAGAGCTCCAGACCAAGCCTTCGTACCCTGTACATCCCGATCACGAGCCCTATGCGGCGATTCTGAAAGAGGAGAATGTCCCCGAAGGCCTAATCCGGGACTTTGAATGGACGGATGAATCCGGGGTGAAACAGATCTATGTAACGGCCTTTCTCAAGGGCGGAGACTGGCTCCTGGTTTTTCAGCAGAAGGTTTCGGACGCCTTTTCAGATTTTGAGAGGGCACTGCGGGTAACCATGGGGGTATTGGCGTTGGGTCTTCTGGTCATACTGACAACGGCATTTCTACTGTCCAGAAGGATGGTGGGCCGGATCGCCAGGGCCGACCGGGAAAAACACATGATGAACGAACAGGTGGTGGAGACCGGGAAACTCGCCTCTGTGGGTGAACTGGCGGCCGGCATCGCCCATGAGATTAACAACCCCGTGGCCATCATGGTGGAAGAGGCGGGGTGGATAGGAGATCTCCTGGAAGAAGAGGATTTCAAGGACGGGGAAAATCTGAAGGAGTTCAGGCGCGCACTTGCACAGATAAGTACCCAGGGCAAACGCTGCAAGGAAATCACCCACAAACTCTTGAGCTTTGCCCGGAGGACGGATGAAAGGGTCCAGGAACTCGATATCGAGGAAATCATTCAGGATATCGTGGCGCTTTCAGCCCAGAGGGCCAAATACAGCAATGTGACGGTCAACTTAAATCTTGCGGAGGATCTTCCCAGGGTCAGGCTGTCGCAGGCGGAACTCCAGCAGGTGCTCCTCAATCTGATCAACAACGCCCTTGACGCAATGGAAAAGGAGGGGGGAACCCTTGAAGTAAACAGCAGGGAGGAGGAAGGGAACCTGGTGATAGAGATAGCCGATAACGGTCCGGGCATACCTGCCGCAAACCTGGGACGCATATTCGACCCTTTCTTTACCACCAAGCCAGTCGGCAAAGGAACGGGTCTGGGGCTGTCCATATGTTACGGAATAGTAAAAAAACTCGGCGGAGAGATCGAGGTGGCAAGCACAATAGGCGTCGGAACCACATTTCGCATAAAGATGCCTCTGGAAAAAATTAAGGCCCAAGGGTCTGCGAACGGGAAAGGAGAATAG